In Deltaproteobacteria bacterium, a single genomic region encodes these proteins:
- a CDS encoding protein kinase, translated as MEVDEPESGEGGDAVEARLRAARPRDAAPGLGDEVCIARIERAFGGVASVRVGEYTLEALVGEGAYGEVYRARHPRIDKTVAIKRLRPEVAQRMGAAARALREAKVMLALNHPNVVQVLDVFAQDDAATYIVMEFVDGDSLAKWQAQRRSWQEVLSVYLQAGDGLAAVHAAGVLHLDLKPGNLLVGRDGRVRVVDFGLAREVSRRLDDDDTLVDVRPARGTIPYSSPEQRSQGEVDERSDQFAFCVALWEALHGAFPFSADELAQMHYVSFERSALGARGRVPRRIDRALRRGFARDPDDRWPSMAALLSALRAPAWYQRSYVWSLGGAALVAIPVALVAPAPAAECLDPDEQLVGVWDADVRRSVAAAFEGSDKPWAPRMQQTVATVLDAYATGWHGEMTELCALRTSAALEPDARTQMACLQRARDRLARVSSMLAEGSDELLVHGDRVVEELGATPQCLAPAEPATAQSSPGVRDAIAAADHASLWLAAGRVPEAEATAEQAVTQADRTGDAQARAEARLARGRVLAQSGRSQAALEDLREAAALAVEAGRDELAADAWRRLAGTVATQLRDAPTTIT; from the coding sequence ATGGAGGTCGACGAGCCGGAGTCGGGCGAGGGGGGCGACGCCGTGGAGGCGCGTCTACGTGCCGCCCGGCCCCGCGACGCCGCGCCCGGCCTCGGCGACGAGGTCTGCATCGCCCGCATCGAGCGGGCCTTCGGCGGGGTCGCGAGCGTCCGCGTCGGCGAGTACACCCTCGAGGCGCTGGTCGGCGAGGGTGCCTACGGCGAGGTCTATCGCGCCCGGCATCCGCGGATCGACAAGACGGTCGCGATCAAGCGGCTCCGGCCCGAGGTGGCCCAGCGCATGGGCGCGGCTGCCCGCGCGCTGCGCGAGGCGAAGGTGATGCTCGCCCTCAACCACCCCAACGTGGTGCAGGTGCTCGACGTCTTCGCGCAGGACGACGCGGCGACGTACATCGTGATGGAGTTCGTCGACGGCGACTCCCTCGCCAAGTGGCAGGCCCAGCGACGCTCGTGGCAGGAGGTGCTGTCGGTCTACCTCCAAGCCGGCGATGGCCTCGCGGCGGTGCATGCCGCCGGCGTACTCCACCTCGATCTCAAGCCCGGCAACCTACTCGTCGGTCGCGACGGACGCGTGCGCGTGGTGGACTTCGGCCTCGCCCGCGAGGTCTCGCGACGCCTCGACGACGACGACACGCTGGTCGACGTGCGACCCGCCCGCGGGACGATCCCCTATAGCTCGCCGGAGCAGCGTAGCCAGGGCGAGGTCGACGAGCGCTCGGATCAATTCGCCTTCTGCGTCGCGCTGTGGGAGGCGCTGCACGGCGCATTCCCCTTCAGCGCCGATGAACTCGCGCAGATGCACTACGTCAGCTTCGAACGCAGCGCGCTCGGAGCCCGCGGTCGCGTGCCGCGACGGATCGATCGCGCGCTCCGCCGCGGCTTCGCGCGCGACCCCGACGATCGCTGGCCCAGCATGGCCGCGCTGCTGTCGGCCCTGCGGGCACCCGCGTGGTACCAACGCTCCTACGTGTGGAGCCTCGGCGGCGCTGCGCTCGTGGCGATCCCGGTCGCCCTGGTTGCACCTGCGCCTGCGGCCGAGTGTCTCGACCCCGACGAACAGCTCGTGGGTGTCTGGGACGCCGACGTCCGCCGCAGCGTCGCCGCAGCGTTCGAAGGCAGCGACAAACCGTGGGCGCCGCGGATGCAACAGACGGTCGCGACCGTGCTCGATGCCTACGCAACCGGGTGGCACGGCGAGATGACCGAACTCTGTGCGCTGCGAACCAGCGCGGCGCTCGAACCCGATGCTCGGACGCAGATGGCGTGCCTGCAGCGTGCCCGCGATCGCCTCGCGCGGGTTTCGTCGATGCTCGCCGAGGGCTCCGACGAGCTGCTGGTCCACGGCGATCGCGTGGTCGAAGAACTCGGCGCGACCCCGCAATGCCTCGCGCCCGCGGAGCCAGCGACGGCACAGTCGTCCCCGGGCGTCCGCGATGCGATCGCCGCGGCAGACCACGCGTCGCTGTGGTTGGCCGCGGGGCGCGTGCCGGAGGCCGAGGCCACCGCAGAGCAGGCGGTCACGCAGGCGGATCGTACCGGCGACGCGCAGGCGCGGGCCGAGGCCCGGCTCGCGCGCGGCCGCGTGCTCGCGCAATCCGGTCGTTCCCAAGCGGCGCTCGAGGATCTGCGAGAGGCGGCAGCGCTGGCGGTCGAGGCCGGGCGCGATGAGCTCGCCGCCGATGCGTGGCGTCGGCTCGCGGGCACGGTTGCGACGCAGCTGCGCGATGCCCCCACCACAATAACATAA
- a CDS encoding sigma-70 family RNA polymerase sigma factor gives MPTDLELLARARAGERAAWSELVRLHCPAVRRFYRTMTPPEAVDDLTQETFLRLERAFAAQRAVLSFRSFLFGIARNVLHEFIRERTRSTRNLDDVSAVDLDPRPSSVLIARADRAALVEALRHLTIQHQLVLQLFYWEDMTTAEIAAVLDENENTIRGRVTRARARLRELLAQFDRQGMVPRGSDAEFDAFASATREHVGG, from the coding sequence ATGCCCACCGACCTCGAGCTACTCGCGCGCGCCCGGGCGGGGGAACGGGCCGCCTGGTCCGAGCTGGTGCGCCTGCACTGCCCCGCGGTGCGTCGGTTCTATCGCACGATGACGCCCCCGGAGGCCGTCGACGATCTGACGCAGGAGACCTTTCTGCGCCTCGAGCGGGCCTTCGCGGCGCAGCGAGCGGTGCTCAGCTTTCGCAGCTTCCTCTTCGGCATCGCGCGCAACGTACTGCACGAGTTCATCCGCGAGCGCACGCGTTCGACCCGCAACCTCGACGACGTCTCGGCGGTCGACCTCGATCCTCGCCCGTCGTCGGTGTTGATCGCGCGGGCCGATCGCGCGGCGCTGGTCGAGGCGCTGCGTCACCTGACGATCCAGCATCAGCTCGTGCTGCAGCTCTTCTACTGGGAAGACATGACGACCGCCGAGATCGCCGCCGTGCTCGACGAGAACGAGAACACGATCCGTGGTCGCGTGACGCGGGCGCGAGCGCGACTGCGCGAGCTACTGGCACAGTTCGATCGGCAGGGCATGGTGCCGCGGGGCAGCGACGCCGAGTTCGATGCCTTCGCGAGCGCGACGCGCGAGCACGTCGGCGGCTGA
- a CDS encoding serine/threonine protein kinase, translating to MDLDSLLERFEPHPAAADSVEGQRLHRTVRARLLDETVPETRIARFVVTGRLGVGGMGVVYAAHDAQLDRRLAIKLVRHLDPEQREQDQQRLIREARALAQLSHPNVVTIYDVGLHDERVFIAMELVTGATLRRWIGDGDRPCDEVLRCLLQAGEGLAAAHEAGIVHRDFKPDNVLVGDDGRVRVVDFGLAQGDGVASTHGAISPDAMTSTSLTATGMVAGTPAYMAPEQLAGAPADPRTDQFAYCVACWEALYLERPYRATNVAQLRLAFADGVTTPSQPGRAPEWLRAVLARGLANDPGQRWPSMRALLEACSTASRRPRARGTWRKAALALLGGVTLTLGGFAAWQSHRRAACEREAAAAIAVWNADADATMVAAFAGVGLAHARDSAERVGRRLDDYAATWAQTHERGCLAHLSAAIDDEAWRRRQTCLDDRRERLVTLLELLRAPDRDVVNAAVSVAHELPLAVACEDDTRLAAEAAAFGSAYDPRQVAAVRQSIARTELLADAMRPDAIPAALTVRERAQRLGDPGLVAEAELAVGTAYLQLGEYQPAADAYERAYFAARPLGADDVALRAAIQLIDAVGLRLARFDDGLEWSRHAQGLLQSSGSARGWREADLAENVAAVLREKGDIGGARTSFERAIALRTEVSGADHPAVGRAWVELGAMLAQRGEGDGAELALGEAERVLVAAYGAESMQVAQVYSARCAVARYRGDLQESADQCAHALAIREAWLAPDHPSLAPGLSNLASARLSLGDLIGARALLVRAVDLRRRSLGTTHPSLATSLANLGVIDAHLGEPQAAALHFAEALEIRRSVLPPRHPDIASTLIGLGDAYQQMAEYQRALASYDEAVQISAPDGDARIHGRALTGRGLARLELGDPGQARADFEAALATPFGDEPDPTARCGLRHGLVRALVEGEGDGPRVRELARAALDACREIGVEDAATLADLVAWQRGK from the coding sequence GTGGATCTCGACTCACTCCTCGAACGATTCGAGCCGCATCCGGCGGCCGCCGACTCCGTCGAGGGTCAGCGGCTGCATCGCACCGTGCGAGCGCGGTTGCTCGACGAGACCGTGCCCGAGACGCGCATCGCTCGCTTCGTGGTCACAGGGAGGCTCGGCGTGGGTGGCATGGGCGTGGTCTATGCCGCCCACGACGCGCAGCTCGATCGCAGGCTGGCCATCAAGCTCGTGCGGCACCTCGACCCCGAGCAGCGTGAGCAGGACCAGCAGCGGCTGATCCGTGAGGCGCGGGCGCTCGCGCAGCTTTCGCACCCCAACGTCGTCACGATCTACGACGTGGGCCTGCACGACGAACGCGTGTTCATCGCGATGGAGCTGGTGACTGGCGCCACGCTGCGGCGCTGGATCGGCGACGGCGACCGCCCGTGCGACGAAGTCTTGCGTTGCCTCCTGCAGGCCGGCGAAGGCCTCGCGGCCGCCCACGAAGCGGGCATCGTGCACCGCGACTTCAAGCCCGACAACGTCTTGGTCGGCGACGATGGTCGCGTGCGCGTGGTCGACTTCGGGCTCGCGCAGGGCGACGGCGTCGCGTCGACGCACGGGGCGATCAGCCCTGACGCGATGACCTCGACGTCGCTCACCGCCACCGGCATGGTGGCTGGCACGCCGGCGTACATGGCCCCGGAGCAGCTCGCCGGTGCCCCCGCGGATCCGCGCACCGATCAGTTCGCGTACTGCGTCGCGTGTTGGGAGGCGCTGTATCTCGAGCGCCCGTATCGCGCGACGAACGTCGCGCAGCTGCGCCTCGCGTTCGCCGATGGTGTGACCACGCCGAGCCAGCCAGGGCGTGCACCCGAGTGGTTGCGCGCCGTGCTCGCGCGCGGGCTCGCGAACGACCCCGGGCAGCGCTGGCCTTCGATGCGGGCGCTGCTCGAGGCGTGCTCCACGGCGTCGCGTCGACCGCGGGCGCGGGGGACGTGGAGGAAGGCGGCGCTGGCGCTGCTGGGCGGCGTCACGCTGACGCTCGGCGGATTCGCGGCGTGGCAATCCCATCGGCGCGCGGCCTGCGAGCGCGAGGCGGCAGCGGCCATCGCCGTGTGGAACGCCGACGCGGACGCCACGATGGTCGCCGCATTCGCCGGTGTCGGCCTCGCGCACGCACGGGACAGCGCCGAGCGTGTCGGTCGACGGCTCGACGACTACGCGGCCACGTGGGCGCAGACGCACGAACGCGGCTGCCTCGCACACCTCAGCGCAGCGATCGACGACGAAGCCTGGCGGCGCCGACAGACGTGTCTCGACGATCGGCGCGAGCGACTCGTGACGCTGCTCGAGTTGCTCCGAGCCCCCGATCGCGATGTCGTGAACGCGGCGGTGAGCGTCGCGCACGAGCTGCCGTTGGCGGTGGCATGCGAAGACGACACCCGGCTCGCGGCAGAGGCTGCCGCATTCGGCTCCGCGTACGACCCGCGGCAGGTCGCTGCGGTGCGCCAGTCGATCGCGCGCACCGAGCTGCTCGCCGACGCGATGCGCCCCGACGCGATCCCGGCCGCGCTCACGGTCCGCGAGCGCGCGCAACGACTCGGCGATCCGGGCCTGGTGGCCGAGGCCGAGCTCGCGGTGGGCACCGCGTACCTGCAGCTGGGGGAGTATCAGCCCGCCGCAGATGCCTACGAGCGGGCCTACTTCGCCGCCCGTCCGCTCGGCGCCGACGATGTTGCGCTGCGCGCAGCGATCCAGCTCATCGATGCGGTGGGTCTGCGGCTCGCGCGTTTCGACGACGGCCTCGAGTGGAGTCGTCACGCCCAAGGGCTGCTCCAGAGCAGCGGCAGCGCTCGGGGATGGCGCGAGGCCGATCTTGCCGAGAACGTCGCCGCCGTGCTCCGCGAGAAGGGCGACATCGGCGGCGCGCGCACGAGCTTCGAGCGCGCCATCGCCCTGCGCACCGAGGTCTCCGGGGCGGATCATCCCGCGGTCGGGCGTGCTTGGGTCGAGTTGGGGGCGATGCTGGCGCAGCGCGGCGAGGGCGACGGTGCGGAGCTGGCACTCGGTGAGGCCGAGCGAGTCCTCGTGGCCGCCTACGGCGCGGAGTCGATGCAGGTCGCGCAGGTCTACAGCGCGCGCTGTGCCGTCGCGCGCTACCGAGGCGACCTCCAAGAGTCCGCCGATCAGTGCGCACACGCGCTGGCGATCCGCGAAGCCTGGCTCGCGCCCGATCACCCCAGCTTGGCGCCCGGGCTGTCCAACCTCGCATCCGCACGCCTCTCGCTCGGGGACCTCATCGGCGCGCGCGCGCTGCTCGTGCGTGCCGTCGATCTGCGCCGCAGGAGTCTCGGCACCACGCACCCCTCGCTCGCGACCTCGCTCGCGAATCTCGGCGTCATCGATGCGCATCTCGGGGAACCGCAGGCCGCGGCCCTGCACTTTGCCGAGGCGCTCGAGATCCGTCGCTCGGTGCTGCCGCCGCGGCATCCAGACATCGCATCGACGCTCATCGGCCTGGGCGACGCCTACCAACAGATGGCGGAGTACCAGCGCGCGCTCGCGAGCTACGACGAGGCCGTGCAGATCAGCGCACCCGACGGCGACGCGCGCATCCACGGGCGCGCGCTGACCGGCCGGGGCCTGGCGCGACTCGAGCTCGGCGATCCGGGGCAGGCGCGCGCGGACTTCGAGGCGGCCCTCGCGACGCCCTTCGGTGACGAACCCGATCCCACGGCGCGCTGCGGACTGCGCCACGGACTGGTTCGGGCGCTCGTCGAGGGCGAAGGTGATGGCCCGCGCGTGCGCGAGCTGGCACGCGCGGCCCTCGACGCGTGTCGAGAGATCGGTGTCGAGGACGCCGCCACACTCGCGGATCTCGTCGCGTGGCAGCGCGGCAAGTGA
- a CDS encoding methyltransferase domain-containing protein gives MASRSRAASRTLVPQQLAVQALRSIDREAAFSNRVLGELLERPGAMEPGARALVTALVYGVLRHRARLDAHIDAVAHDAARLGELPRWLLRVGAYEIIELHRSADNAIDHTIAASLAFDPSRRLAKLAHAVLERVGAGATQRDEALAAGAPLDVLARRYSVPRWLAGRWLKQLGAERALRRAAALAEVPSVDLRVDLSRIDAEAARARLLEERPHARIEAVEGQPQALRVHGGGDLFFGALHDEGLVSVQGLAAQQPAIELAPRPGERVLDACAGLGVKTLQLAELMTREGELVAVDIDAKKLAQHDRLIDRGRLDVETLQLHAIAGDLCGELPELDAYTPFDAIVLDVPCTGLGNLARHPEIRWHRRYEDLAAATPTQSQLLARACDRLRPGGRLVYAVCSAEPDEGEQRVHEALDRGGLELEHARTWTPEDDATEGFFVARLRRN, from the coding sequence ATGGCCTCCCGCAGTCGCGCCGCCTCGCGGACGTTGGTGCCGCAGCAGCTGGCGGTGCAGGCGTTGCGCAGCATCGACCGCGAGGCCGCGTTCAGCAACCGGGTGCTCGGCGAGCTGCTCGAGCGACCGGGTGCGATGGAGCCCGGCGCACGCGCGCTGGTCACCGCGCTGGTCTATGGCGTGCTCCGGCACCGCGCGCGGCTCGACGCCCACATCGATGCGGTCGCCCACGATGCGGCGCGGCTGGGCGAGCTGCCGCGATGGCTGCTGCGCGTCGGTGCCTACGAGATCATCGAGCTGCATCGCTCGGCGGACAACGCCATCGATCACACCATCGCGGCCTCGCTCGCGTTCGATCCCAGCCGACGCCTCGCGAAGCTGGCCCACGCGGTGCTCGAGCGCGTGGGCGCGGGCGCGACGCAGCGCGACGAGGCGCTGGCCGCCGGTGCGCCGCTCGACGTGCTCGCGCGGCGCTACAGCGTCCCCCGCTGGCTCGCGGGCCGATGGCTCAAGCAGCTCGGTGCGGAGCGGGCGCTGCGACGCGCGGCCGCGCTGGCCGAGGTGCCGAGCGTCGATCTGCGGGTCGACCTGTCGCGCATCGACGCCGAGGCCGCGCGCGCGCGGCTGCTGGAGGAGCGCCCCCACGCGCGCATCGAGGCGGTCGAGGGCCAGCCGCAGGCGCTGCGGGTCCACGGCGGTGGCGATCTCTTCTTCGGCGCACTGCACGACGAGGGCTTGGTCTCGGTGCAGGGGCTCGCGGCCCAGCAGCCCGCGATCGAGCTGGCGCCGCGGCCCGGCGAGCGCGTGCTCGATGCCTGTGCCGGCCTCGGGGTCAAGACGCTGCAGCTCGCGGAGCTGATGACGCGCGAGGGCGAGCTGGTCGCGGTCGACATCGATGCCAAGAAGCTCGCGCAGCACGATCGCCTGATCGATCGCGGTCGGCTCGATGTCGAGACCCTGCAGCTGCACGCGATCGCGGGCGACCTGTGCGGCGAGTTGCCCGAGCTCGACGCGTACACGCCGTTCGACGCGATCGTGCTCGACGTGCCCTGCACCGGCCTGGGCAACCTCGCGCGGCACCCGGAGATCCGCTGGCACCGTCGTTACGAAGACCTCGCTGCCGCCACGCCCACCCAGTCGCAGTTGCTGGCGCGGGCGTGTGATCGACTGCGACCGGGGGGGCGGCTGGTCTACGCGGTGTGTTCGGCCGAGCCGGACGAAGGCGAGCAGCGCGTGCACGAGGCGCTCGACCGCGGCGGCCTCGAGCTCGAGCATGCGCGCACGTGGACCCCCGAGGACGACGCGACCGAGGGCTTCTTCGTCGCGCGCCTGCGACGGAACTGA
- a CDS encoding MFS transporter, producing MSGWRRLPRAVWALGVVSLLMDLSSETIHALLPTFLSIELGISVVAIGVLDGASEAIASGLKIVSGAWSDRSGRRKRLAVIGYAMSALSKPLFVFANSLWPIAAARAADRVGKGIRGAPRDALIADITAPEHRGAAYGLRQALDTIGAVLGPLCALAWMVGSQNSYRLAFAFAVVPALIAVVVLATAVREPAEHRAKVGKGPVSWRRVRELDRGIWAVLALTALLTIGRTSETFLVLATVARGLSVPNSPLVLVAMNAIYALAAFPAGRLADTMPRVRLFLASGLVLVAAQLVLAQGGSIATSFAGLLLFGLHMALGQGLLSAWIAALAPADLRGTAFGLLHLTTGVAAIVGGVVAGVCWELGGPALTFGVAAGVAIATVLLALVLRRVLTPAA from the coding sequence ATGAGCGGCTGGCGACGGCTGCCGCGCGCGGTCTGGGCACTGGGCGTGGTCAGCCTGCTCATGGATCTGTCGTCGGAGACGATCCACGCGCTGCTGCCGACGTTCCTGTCGATCGAGCTCGGCATCTCGGTGGTCGCGATCGGCGTGCTCGACGGGGCGTCCGAGGCGATCGCGTCGGGGCTCAAGATCGTCTCGGGTGCGTGGAGCGATCGCAGCGGCCGACGCAAGCGACTGGCGGTGATCGGCTACGCGATGTCGGCGCTGAGCAAGCCGTTGTTCGTGTTCGCGAACTCGCTGTGGCCGATCGCGGCCGCGCGCGCGGCCGACCGCGTGGGCAAGGGCATCCGCGGCGCGCCGCGAGACGCGTTGATCGCCGACATCACGGCACCCGAGCACCGCGGCGCCGCGTATGGGTTGCGACAGGCGCTCGATACCATCGGTGCGGTGCTCGGCCCGCTGTGTGCGTTGGCGTGGATGGTCGGCAGCCAGAACTCCTACCGCCTCGCGTTCGCGTTCGCGGTGGTGCCAGCGCTGATCGCCGTGGTCGTGCTGGCGACGGCGGTGCGCGAGCCCGCGGAGCATCGCGCGAAGGTCGGCAAGGGGCCGGTCTCGTGGCGGCGCGTCCGCGAGCTCGACCGTGGCATCTGGGCGGTGCTGGCCCTGACCGCGCTGCTGACGATCGGTCGCACCAGCGAGACGTTCCTCGTGCTCGCGACGGTCGCCCGCGGGCTCTCGGTGCCGAACTCACCGCTGGTGCTGGTGGCGATGAACGCCATCTATGCGCTGGCCGCGTTTCCGGCCGGGCGGCTCGCCGACACGATGCCGCGGGTGCGGCTCTTCCTCGCGTCGGGCCTGGTGTTGGTCGCGGCGCAGCTCGTGCTCGCGCAGGGCGGCTCGATCGCGACCAGCTTCGCGGGGCTGCTGTTGTTCGGCCTGCACATGGCGCTCGGGCAGGGCTTGCTGTCGGCGTGGATCGCCGCGCTGGCGCCCGCCGATCTGCGCGGCACCGCGTTCGGCCTGCTGCACCTCACCACCGGCGTGGCGGCGATCGTCGGTGGCGTGGTCGCGGGGGTCTGCTGGGAGCTGGGTGGCCCAGCGCTCACCTTCGGCGTCGCCGCCGGGGTCGCGATCGCCACGGTGTTGCTGGCGCTGGTGCTGCGTCGCGTGCTCACTCCGGCAGCGTGA